The following proteins come from a genomic window of Oncorhynchus mykiss isolate Arlee chromosome 19, USDA_OmykA_1.1, whole genome shotgun sequence:
- the scfd1 gene encoding sec1 family domain-containing protein 1 isoform X2 — protein sequence MLNFNTSPLKNTAAEPVWKVLIYDRFGQDIISPLLAVKELRDMGITLHLLLHSDRDPIPDVPAIYFVMPTEENIDRICQDLRNQLYESYYLNFISAISRSKLEDIASAALSANAVTQVTKVFDQYLNFITLEDDMFILCNQNKELISYHAINKPDIMDTEMEAIMDTIVDSLFCFFVTLGAVPIIRCPRGNAAEMVAVKLDKKLRENLRDARNSLFTGDNMGAGQFSFQRPLFVLADRNLDLATPLHHTWTYQALIHDVLDFHLNRVSMDESVGSEASPSGARPKKKNKKSYDLTAADKFWQKHKGSPFPEVAESVQEELDTYRAQEDEVKRLKSIMGLEGEDEGPISSISMSDNTAKLTSAVSSLPELLEKKRLIDLHTNVATAVLDHIKSRKLDVYFEYEEKLMSKSTLEKSLLDIISDPDAGTPEDKMRLFLIFYITALQPPSETDLDQYKKALLETGCDLSSLNYIKQWKAFTKIAATPSNYGNSGVKPMGLFSRVMNSGSQFVMEGVKHLVLKQHNLPVTRILDNLMEMKSNPETDDYRYFDPKMLRGSESSTPRNKNPFQEAIVFVVGGGNYIEYQNLVDYTKAKPGKRVLYGCSELFNAGQFIKQLSSLGQK from the exons ATGCTGAATTTCAACACTTCTCCGTTGAAAAACACTGCTGCTGAGCCAGTATGGAAGGTTCTGATCTACGACAGGTTTGGCCAGGACATAATCTCCCCTCTACTGGCGGTCAAAGAACTACGGGACATGGGAATCACTTTGCACTT GTTGCTTCATTCAGACAGAGATCCCATCCCGGATGTGccagccatctattttgttatgCCGACAGAGGAGAATATTGACCGGATATGCCAA GACCTTCGTAACCAGCTGTATGAGTCATACTATTTGAACTTCATCTCAGCCATATCCAGAAGTAAACTAGAGGATATTGCTAGTGCAGCTCTCTCAGCCAACGCTGTCACCCAGGTTACCAAG GTGTTTGATCAGTATTTGAATTTCATCACACTCGAAGATGATATGTTTATCCTCTGTAATCAAAATAAAGAGCTCATCTCCTACCATG CGATTAACAAACCGGACATCATGGACACAGAGATGGAGGCCATCATGGATACGATTGTAGACAGCCTTTTCTGCTTCTTTGTCACGCTGG GTGCTGTCCCCATAATCCGCTGTCCAAGAGGGAATGCTGCGGAGATGGTCGCGGTG AAACTTGACAAGAAGCTGAGGGAGAACCTGCGAGACGCCAGAAACAGCCTGTTCACTGGAGACAATATGGGGGCCGGCCAGTTCAG ctTCCAGAGACCCCTATTTGTACTCGCTGATCGCAACCTGGATCTTGCCACCCCTCTCCACCACACATGGACCTACCAGGCCCTCATCCACGATGTGCTG GACTTCCACCTGAACAGGGTCAGTATGGACGAATCTGTGGGGTCAGAAGCTTCCCCTTCCGGAGCCAgacccaagaagaaaaataagaagAGTTATGACCTCACAGCCGCAGACAAATTCTGGCAGAAACACAAGGGCAG CCCGTTCCCGGAGGTGGCCGAGTCTGTACAGGAGGAGTTAGACACGTACCGAGCCCAAGAGGACGAGGTGAAACGCCTCAAGAGCATCATG GGGTTGGAGGGTGAGGATGAGGGACccattagtagtattagtatgtCAGACAACACCGCAAAACTTACCTCAGCTGTCAG CTCCCTACCAGAGCTTCTGGAGAAGAAGAGGCTGATTGACCTCCACACTAACGTAGCCACCGCCGTTCTGGATCACATTAAG AGCCGTAAACTGGACGTGTACTTTGAGTACGAGGAGAAGCTGATGAGCAAATCCACCCTGGAGAAGTCTTTGCTGGACATAATCAGTGACCCTGATG CGGGAACACCAGAGGACAAGATGAGACTGTTTCTGATTTTCTACATCACAGCCCTGCAACCCCCTTCAGAG ACTGATCTGGACCAATACAAGAAGGCTCTTCTAGAGACTGGCTGCGACCTGTCCTCTCTCAACTACATCAAGCAGTGGAA GGCTTTCACAAAGATTGCTGCCACACCATCTAACTATGGGAACAGCGGTGTGAAACCTATGGG CCtcttctctagagtgatgaactCTGGCTCCCAGTTTGTCATGGAGGGGGTGAAACACCTGGTGCTTAAACAGCAT AACCTGCCAGTCACGCGTATCCTGGACAACCTGATGGAGATGAAGTCCAATCCG GAGACTGATGACTACAGATACTTTGATCCCAAGATGCTGCGCGGCAGTGAGAG CTCAACCCCAAGGAACAAGAACCCGTTTCAAGAG GCTATCGTCTTTGTGGTCGGAGGAGGAAACTACATAGAATATCAAAACCTGGTGGACTACACAAAG GCAAAGCCAGGGAAGAGGGTGCTGTACGGATGCAGTGAGCTCTTCAATGCAGGGCAGTTCATCAAACAG CTATCCTCACTCGGCCAAAAGTAA
- the scfd1 gene encoding sec1 family domain-containing protein 1 isoform X1 gives MAASVREKQAAALKRMLNFNTSPLKNTAAEPVWKVLIYDRFGQDIISPLLAVKELRDMGITLHLLLHSDRDPIPDVPAIYFVMPTEENIDRICQDLRNQLYESYYLNFISAISRSKLEDIASAALSANAVTQVTKVFDQYLNFITLEDDMFILCNQNKELISYHAINKPDIMDTEMEAIMDTIVDSLFCFFVTLGAVPIIRCPRGNAAEMVAVKLDKKLRENLRDARNSLFTGDNMGAGQFSFQRPLFVLADRNLDLATPLHHTWTYQALIHDVLDFHLNRVSMDESVGSEASPSGARPKKKNKKSYDLTAADKFWQKHKGSPFPEVAESVQEELDTYRAQEDEVKRLKSIMGLEGEDEGPISSISMSDNTAKLTSAVSSLPELLEKKRLIDLHTNVATAVLDHIKSRKLDVYFEYEEKLMSKSTLEKSLLDIISDPDAGTPEDKMRLFLIFYITALQPPSETDLDQYKKALLETGCDLSSLNYIKQWKAFTKIAATPSNYGNSGVKPMGLFSRVMNSGSQFVMEGVKHLVLKQHNLPVTRILDNLMEMKSNPETDDYRYFDPKMLRGSESSTPRNKNPFQEAIVFVVGGGNYIEYQNLVDYTKAKPGKRVLYGCSELFNAGQFIKQLSSLGQK, from the exons ATGGCCGCCTCCGTCCGGGAAAAGCAGGCAG CTGCATTGAAGCGCATGCTGAATTTCAACACTTCTCCGTTGAAAAACACTGCTGCTGAGCCAGTATGGAAGGTTCTGATCTACGACAGGTTTGGCCAGGACATAATCTCCCCTCTACTGGCGGTCAAAGAACTACGGGACATGGGAATCACTTTGCACTT GTTGCTTCATTCAGACAGAGATCCCATCCCGGATGTGccagccatctattttgttatgCCGACAGAGGAGAATATTGACCGGATATGCCAA GACCTTCGTAACCAGCTGTATGAGTCATACTATTTGAACTTCATCTCAGCCATATCCAGAAGTAAACTAGAGGATATTGCTAGTGCAGCTCTCTCAGCCAACGCTGTCACCCAGGTTACCAAG GTGTTTGATCAGTATTTGAATTTCATCACACTCGAAGATGATATGTTTATCCTCTGTAATCAAAATAAAGAGCTCATCTCCTACCATG CGATTAACAAACCGGACATCATGGACACAGAGATGGAGGCCATCATGGATACGATTGTAGACAGCCTTTTCTGCTTCTTTGTCACGCTGG GTGCTGTCCCCATAATCCGCTGTCCAAGAGGGAATGCTGCGGAGATGGTCGCGGTG AAACTTGACAAGAAGCTGAGGGAGAACCTGCGAGACGCCAGAAACAGCCTGTTCACTGGAGACAATATGGGGGCCGGCCAGTTCAG ctTCCAGAGACCCCTATTTGTACTCGCTGATCGCAACCTGGATCTTGCCACCCCTCTCCACCACACATGGACCTACCAGGCCCTCATCCACGATGTGCTG GACTTCCACCTGAACAGGGTCAGTATGGACGAATCTGTGGGGTCAGAAGCTTCCCCTTCCGGAGCCAgacccaagaagaaaaataagaagAGTTATGACCTCACAGCCGCAGACAAATTCTGGCAGAAACACAAGGGCAG CCCGTTCCCGGAGGTGGCCGAGTCTGTACAGGAGGAGTTAGACACGTACCGAGCCCAAGAGGACGAGGTGAAACGCCTCAAGAGCATCATG GGGTTGGAGGGTGAGGATGAGGGACccattagtagtattagtatgtCAGACAACACCGCAAAACTTACCTCAGCTGTCAG CTCCCTACCAGAGCTTCTGGAGAAGAAGAGGCTGATTGACCTCCACACTAACGTAGCCACCGCCGTTCTGGATCACATTAAG AGCCGTAAACTGGACGTGTACTTTGAGTACGAGGAGAAGCTGATGAGCAAATCCACCCTGGAGAAGTCTTTGCTGGACATAATCAGTGACCCTGATG CGGGAACACCAGAGGACAAGATGAGACTGTTTCTGATTTTCTACATCACAGCCCTGCAACCCCCTTCAGAG ACTGATCTGGACCAATACAAGAAGGCTCTTCTAGAGACTGGCTGCGACCTGTCCTCTCTCAACTACATCAAGCAGTGGAA GGCTTTCACAAAGATTGCTGCCACACCATCTAACTATGGGAACAGCGGTGTGAAACCTATGGG CCtcttctctagagtgatgaactCTGGCTCCCAGTTTGTCATGGAGGGGGTGAAACACCTGGTGCTTAAACAGCAT AACCTGCCAGTCACGCGTATCCTGGACAACCTGATGGAGATGAAGTCCAATCCG GAGACTGATGACTACAGATACTTTGATCCCAAGATGCTGCGCGGCAGTGAGAG CTCAACCCCAAGGAACAAGAACCCGTTTCAAGAG GCTATCGTCTTTGTGGTCGGAGGAGGAAACTACATAGAATATCAAAACCTGGTGGACTACACAAAG GCAAAGCCAGGGAAGAGGGTGCTGTACGGATGCAGTGAGCTCTTCAATGCAGGGCAGTTCATCAAACAG CTATCCTCACTCGGCCAAAAGTAA